A window from Citrus sinensis cultivar Valencia sweet orange chromosome 3, DVS_A1.0, whole genome shotgun sequence encodes these proteins:
- the LOC102613193 gene encoding probable helicase CHR10, whose product MKYKERLQVAAKIIHDNDERDGQTPVDAAEFGVTAELKPHQVEGLSWLIRRYLLGVNVLLGDEMGLGKTLQAISFLSYLKFSQMSPGPFLVLCPLSVTDGWVSEMAKFTPKLEVLRYVGEREQRRNIRRTMYEHVKEQSQMSNVSPLPFDVLLTTYDVVLMDQGFLSQIPWCYTIIDEAQRLKNPSSVLYNVLREHFLMPRRLLMTGTPIQNNLSELWALMHFCMPSVFGTLNQFLSTFKDAVHSSSAPKRGKIKEQFTSLKGILSAFMLRRTKQKLVECGHLMLPPLTEITVMAPLVSLQKKVYASILRKELPKLLALSSRTANHQSLQNTLIQLRKACSHPYLFHGIEPEPYEEGEHLVQASGKLVVLDLLLKKLYNSGHRVLLFAQMTQTLDILQDFLELRKYSYERLDGSIRAEERFAAIRHFSVQSAIERLYSEAGGNDAFVFMISTRAGGVGLNLVAADTVIFYEQDWNPQVDKQALQRAHRIGQMNHVLSINLVTEHTVEEVIMRRAERKLRLSHNVVGDDVVDREVKERTAVETDDLRSIIFGLHLFDPKAINNEESDDLRLSGLNSMVEKVIAMRHEQVSGKAGRKFEVNPVALLEESDLLMHESFASATSYPDLDEASYRSWVEKFKEASESSSNTIAESGRRRSPEDKQRKLEAARRKAEEKKLAKWEANGYQSLSVKTPVCSPGGDMMSDSGSVQFV is encoded by the exons atgaagtacAAAGAGCGGCTCCAAGTAGCCGCGAAAATCATACACGACAACGACGAGCGCGATGGTCAGACGCCGGTGGACGCTGCGGAATTCGGTGTCACGGCTGAGCTAAAACCTCACCAAGTCGAGGGACTGTCTTGGCTCATAAGAAGATATCTTCTTGGCGTCAATGTTCTTCTTG GAGACGAG ATGGGATTGGGGAAGACTCTGCAAGCCATCTCTTTCTTGAGCTATTTGAAGTTTTCTCAGATGTCACCAGGGCCATTTT TGGTATTATGTCCTCTAAGCGTGACAGATGGTTGGGTATCAGAGATGGCTAAATTTACCCCAAAACTTGAAGTTCTGAGGTATGTTGGTGAGAGAGAACAGCGGCGCAATATACGCAGAACAATGTATGAACACGTGAAAGAGCAGTCCCAGATGTCTAAT GTCTCACCATTGCCTTTCGATGTACTGTTGACGACATATGACGTAGTATTGATGGATCAGGGTTTTCTTTCCCAAATACCATGGTGCTATACAATAATTGATGAAGCTCAGAGACTTAAAAATCCTtctagt gTTCTGTACAATGTCCTCAGAGAGCATTTTCTTATGCCAAGACGATTACTGATGACAGGCACACCTATCCAAAACAATCTTTCTGAACTTTGGGCTTTGATGCACTTTTGTATGCCTTCAGTTTTTGGGACGCTGAACCAATTCCTTTCTACTTTCAAGGATGCTGTACATTCTTCATCAG CTCCGAAACGAGGCAAGATCAAGGAACAATTTACGAGTTTGAAAGGTATATTGAGTGCTTTCATGTTGCGGCGAACCAAACAGAAGCTTGTTGAGTGTGGACATCTAATGCTGCCTCCCCTTACTGAGATAACAGT GATGGCTCCACTTGTCAGCTTGCAAAAGAAGGTATATGCGTCAATTTTGAGGAAGGAGCTTCCAAAACTTCTCGCATTGTCTTCCAGAACTGCTAATCATCAGTCTTTGCAGAATACT TTAATACAGTTACGAAAGGCATGTAGCCATCCTTACCTATTTCATGGTATTGAACCCGAGCCATATGAAGAAGGTGAACACCTGGTTCAG GCCAGCGGTAAACTTGTAGTTCTAGACCTATTACTTAAAAAGTTGTACAATTCTGGGCATCGTGTCCTCCTCTTTGCGCAGATGACCCAAACACTTGACATATTACAG GATTTCCTTGAATTACGAAAATATTCCTATGAGCGTCTTGATGGATCAATTCGAGCTGAGGAGCGCTTTGCTGCAATAAGACACTTTAGTGTGCAATCAGCTATAGAGAGACTGTATTCTGAAGCTGGAGGAAatgatgcttttgtttttatgaTATCTACAAGAGCCGGAGGAGTTGGCTTGAATCTTGTGGCTGCTGATACT GTCATATTCTATGAGCAAGATTGGAATCCTCAGGTGGACAAGCAAGCTCTGCAGCGTGCGCACCGAATTGGTCAAATGAACCATGTGTTGTCAATAAACTTAGTAACAGAACATACAGTTGAGGAG GTTATTATGAGGAGAGCAGAGAGGAAGTTGCGGCTTAGCCATAATGTTGTGGGGGATGATGTTGTGGACAGGGAAGTGAAAGAAAGAACTGCAGTTGAAACGGATGATTTGCGATCTATCATATTTGGGTTACATCTTTTTGATCCTAAAGCAATTAATAATGAAGAATCAGATGATCTTAGGCTGTCAGGATTAAATTCTATGGTAGAGAAAGTAATTGCAATGCGCCATGAACAGGTGTCAGGCAAGGCTGGTCGGAAGTTTGAAGTCAATCCAGTGGCTCTTTTGGAAGAAAGTGATCTTTTAATGCACGAGAGTTTTGCATCTGCAACTTCTTATCCTGATCTGGATGAGGCTTCATATCGATCATGGGTTGAGAAGTTCAAGGAGGCATCAGAATCAAGCAGCAATACTATTGCAGAGTCGGGAAGGAGGAGGAGTCCTGAAGATAAGCAGCGGAAGCTTGAGGCAGCAAGAAGAAAGGCAGAGGAGAAGAAGTTGGCTAAGTGGGAGGCCAATGGATACCAATCATTGTCTGTTAAAACTCCTGTCTGTTCTCCTGGTGGTGATATGATGTCAGACTCTGGTTCTGTTCAATTTGTTTAG
- the LOC102614279 gene encoding uncharacterized protein LOC102614279: MGGGTMHIDFPMTQFCTSSSKLPSPSSSSSSNLNFPVSANNNSALRQTCTSCSCSCHSDPRQKLESVDRSEEKRASGLSDNTVFGPVPSNIEVENAVAALQSFMDRISSFGTELKWLLGRCDPAISLSQGQGYGRGVYDAFRMLQSDPSVKRLVVSLSSDRAVWEAVINNELVRKLRESLYAADNALKHNSDEEPNMAADILKWILDTTKAKVTELIEKFQALMDQIFKPFDSDQNPTEETRGDLEDKVRSSFLLSIVILVIVVVARAHS; the protein is encoded by the exons ATGGGAGGAGGGACCATGCACATAGATTTTCCTATGACTCAGTTCTGTACTTCCTCGTCAAAACTACCATctccatcttcttcttcttcttctaatcTCAACTTCCCGGTTTCAGCCAATAATAACAGTGCTCTCAGACAGACTTGTACCTCTTGTTCTTGCTCCTGCCACAGTGATCCTCGTCAAAAACTGGAGTCTGTAGATAGAAGCGAAGAGAAAAGAGCAAGTGGGCTGTCAGATAACACTGTTTTTGGGCCTGTTCCATCAAATATTGAAGTTGAAAATGCGGTAGCTGCTCTTCAGAG TTTTATGGATCGGATTTCTTCATTCGGCACGGAGCTGAAATGGCTTTTGGGGAGGTGTGATCCAGCAATATCTTTATCTCAAGGTCAAGGATATGGACGAGGAGTTTATGATGCTTTCCGTATGCTACAGTCAGACCCATCTGTTAAG AGGTTGGTGGTTTCACTATCATCTGATAGAGCTGTTTGGGAGGCTGTTATTAACAATGAGTTGGTTCGGAAGCTGAGAGAGTCACTATATGCAG CTGACAACGCACTTAAGCATAACTCCGATGAAGAACCAAATATGGCAGCGGATATTTTGAAGTGGATCTTAGACaccacaaaagcaaaagttacAGAACTTATCGAGAAATTCCAAGCGCTTATGGATCAGATTTTCAAACCTTTTGATAGCGATCAAAATCCCACAGAAGAAACCAGAGGCGATTTGGAAGACAAGGTTAGGTCATCCTTTCTTCTCTCCATTGTGATCCTTGTGATCGTGGTTGTGGCTCGGGCTCATAGCTGA
- the LOC102614572 gene encoding nuclear pore complex protein NUP62 isoform X1: MSGSSFSSQSSTPSQFPFGSSASSTGFSFGSSPLAFANPTSASSTTTSSPSPTSFSFNTSSFSSSSSPFASTANPSSAPAAAPPGFGFGSFSSTTVPSSSPSLFGSASSAFGAASSTGNSKSGASPSPFGANLSANTITTTPSPFSVASSAANSASSTTTSQFGASFTASSAASPSFGTASSAASTASPLFGAPSLAASTTSNVFGAPASAVSTTPSPFGPASSAATTTLSLIGSASSTASSAPGLFGAATGSSSLFGSASSGPSFSSLSSSSSSSSASPFSVSTGFSFPKATQSLTSTTASTTIPSLTSSSSASSSSLSFSFNNATTSTATKPTSLSFGMSTAPLFSTVTTTSASAPAASTTTAPAASTVALPSFSVSSSSAAITTALTSAPASSAASTTSSFTGFGTASTATSSGTTSSFTGFSLASKPIAPASSSQPQSTATATAFGVPTSASMAATTASGSTPAPQTSSSLVVASSSGTSSSVSTAVTTTPKLPSEITGRTVEEIIKEWNSELQERTGKFRKQATAMAEWDKRILQNRDVLLRLEIEVAKVVETQSNLERQLELIETHQQEVDKALQSMEEEAERIYKDERGLLLDDEAASTRDAMYEQAEFVEREMEHMTEQIKSIIQTLNASQGGGFDAFDGMTPLDVVVQILNNQLSSLMWIDDKAEEFSSRIQKLATQGSAADRVLMGPKFWMS, translated from the exons ATGTCAGGTTCCTCGTTTTCTTCTCAATCCTCCACGCCATCACAGTTCCCATTCGGATCCTCCGCTTCGTCCACGGGATTCTCATTCGGATCCTCCCCTCTCGCTTTCGCAAACCCTACCTCTGCCTCTTCCACCACTACCTCCTCCCCTTCCCCTACCTCATTCTCTTTCAAtacctcttctttttcttcttcctcgtCTCCCTTCGCATCCACCGCAAACCCTAGCTCCGCCCCTGCTGCCGCTCCTCCCGGCTTTGGATTTGGTTCATTTTCGTCCACCACTGTTCCGAGCAGTTCTCCATCCCTGTTTGGGTCAGCTTCATCCGCCTTTGGAGCAGCTTCATCCACCGGCAATTCCAAATCCGGTGCGAGTCCTTCGCCGTTTGGCGCAAATTTATCCGCCAACACAATTACTACTACTCCATCTCCGTTTTCAGTAGCTTCATCCGCTGCTAATTCTGCGTCGAGTACCACTACGTCACAGTTTGGGGCATCGTTTACCGCATCCAGTGCAGCTTCGCCTTCTTTTGGAACGGCTTCATCCGCAGCGAGTACAGCATCTCCCTTGTTTGGAGCACCCTCATTGGCGGCGAGTACAACATCAAACGTGTTTGGAGCACCCGCATCTGCCGTGAGTACGACACCATCCCCGTTTGGACCGGCCTCATCCGCAGCAACTACGACACTGTCCCTGATTGGTTCAGCTTCATCCACAGCAAGTTCTGCGCCGGGCCTATTTGGTGCTGCAACTGGCTCTTCTAGTTTATTTGGCTCTGCATCCAGTGGTCCTTCATTTTCTAGCTTGAGCTCATCTTCAAGCTCAAGCTCAGCTTCACCTTTCTCAGTATCTACTGGATTTTCATTTCCAAAAGCAACTCAAAGTTTAACATCTACAACTGCATCCACTACAATTCCATCGCTAACATCCTCATCTAGCGCTAGCTCTTCTAGTCTTTCATTTAGTTTCAACAATGCTACTACCTCAACAGCCACAAAGCCAACCTCATTATCATTTGGTATGTCTACAGCTCCATTGTTTTCTACTGTCACAACCACTAGTGCTTCCGCTCCGGCTGCTAGTACAACAACTGCTCCTGCAGCTTCAACCGTAGCATTGCCTAGTTTCAGTGTGAGTTCTTCTTCAGCTGCAATAACTACAGCTTTAACCTCAGCACCTGCTAGCTCAGCTGCTTCCACTACTAGTTCTTTTACTGGTTTTGGCACAGCCAGCACAGCTACTTCTTCTGGGACTACTAGTTCTTTTACTGGTTTCTCATTGGCTAGTAAACCAATTGCGCCCGCATCTTCATCACAACCACAATCAACAGCCACTGCAACTGCTTTTg GTGTACCTACTTCAGCTTCTATGGCAGCAACAACTGCCAGTGGCAGTACTCCTGCTCCTCAGACATCTTCATCTCTTGTTGTAGCTTCCAGTAGTGG GACAAGTTCAAGTGTTAGTACTGCAGTAACTACCACACCAAAATTACCATCTGAGATCACAGGGAGGACTGTTGAGGAG ATCATTAAGGAGTGGAATTCTGAACTACAAGAGCGCACTGGGAAGTTTCGAAAGCAGGCTACTGCCATGGCTGAGTGGGACAAGAGGATCTTGCAAAATCGCGATGTTCTTCTTAGACTTGAG ATTGAAGTGGCAAAAGTGGTTGAAACCCAATCTAACTTGGAACGACAGCTGGAATTGATTGAGACTCATCAACAAGAG GTTGATAAGGCTTTACAAAGTATGGAAGAAGAAGCAGAGCGTATCTACAAGGATGAGCGTGGATTGCTTCTTGACGATGAGGCTGCATCAACGAGAGATGCAAT GTATGAGCAGGCTGAATTTGTAGAGCGGGAAATGGAGCATATGACTGAGCAGATTAAATCAATTATCCAGACATTAAATGCCAGCCAG GGAGGAGGATTTGATGCATTTGATGGGATGACTCCGTTAGATGTGGTTGTCCAAATCTTAAACAATCAGCTCAGTTCCTTAATGTGGATTGATGACAAG GCAGAAGAGTTCTCATCTCGTATCCAAAAGCTTGCTACCCAAGGTTCTGCTGCAGATCGTGTATTGATGGGCCCAAAATTTTGGATGTCTTGA
- the LOC102614572 gene encoding nuclear pore complex protein NUP62 isoform X2, giving the protein MSGSSFSSQSSTPSQFPFGSSASSTGFSFGSSPLAFANPTSASSTTTSSPSPTSFSFNTSSFSSSSSPFASTANPSSAPAAAPPGFGFGSFSSTTVPSSSPSLFGSASSAFGAASSTGNSKSGASPSPFGANLSANTITTTPSPFSVASSAANSASSTTTSQFGASFTASSAASPSFGTASSAASTASPLFGAPSLAASTTSNVFGAPASAVSTTPSPFGPASSAATTTLSLIGSASSTASSAPGLFGAATGSSSLFGSASSGPSFSSLSSSSSSSSASPFSVSTGFSFPKATQSLTSTTASTTIPSLTSSSSASSSSLSFSFNNATTSTATKPTSLSFGMSTAPLFSTVTTTSASAPAASTTTAPAASTVALPSFSVSSSSAAITTALTSAPASSAASTTSSFTGFGTASTATSSGTTSSFTGFSLASKPIAPASSSQPQSTATATAFGVPTSASMAATTASGSTPAPQTSSSLVVASSSGTSSSVSTAVTTTPKLPSEITGRTVEEIIKEWNSELQERTGKFRKQATAMAEWDKRILQNRDVLLRLEVDKALQSMEEEAERIYKDERGLLLDDEAASTRDAMYEQAEFVEREMEHMTEQIKSIIQTLNASQGGGFDAFDGMTPLDVVVQILNNQLSSLMWIDDKAEEFSSRIQKLATQGSAADRVLMGPKFWMS; this is encoded by the exons ATGTCAGGTTCCTCGTTTTCTTCTCAATCCTCCACGCCATCACAGTTCCCATTCGGATCCTCCGCTTCGTCCACGGGATTCTCATTCGGATCCTCCCCTCTCGCTTTCGCAAACCCTACCTCTGCCTCTTCCACCACTACCTCCTCCCCTTCCCCTACCTCATTCTCTTTCAAtacctcttctttttcttcttcctcgtCTCCCTTCGCATCCACCGCAAACCCTAGCTCCGCCCCTGCTGCCGCTCCTCCCGGCTTTGGATTTGGTTCATTTTCGTCCACCACTGTTCCGAGCAGTTCTCCATCCCTGTTTGGGTCAGCTTCATCCGCCTTTGGAGCAGCTTCATCCACCGGCAATTCCAAATCCGGTGCGAGTCCTTCGCCGTTTGGCGCAAATTTATCCGCCAACACAATTACTACTACTCCATCTCCGTTTTCAGTAGCTTCATCCGCTGCTAATTCTGCGTCGAGTACCACTACGTCACAGTTTGGGGCATCGTTTACCGCATCCAGTGCAGCTTCGCCTTCTTTTGGAACGGCTTCATCCGCAGCGAGTACAGCATCTCCCTTGTTTGGAGCACCCTCATTGGCGGCGAGTACAACATCAAACGTGTTTGGAGCACCCGCATCTGCCGTGAGTACGACACCATCCCCGTTTGGACCGGCCTCATCCGCAGCAACTACGACACTGTCCCTGATTGGTTCAGCTTCATCCACAGCAAGTTCTGCGCCGGGCCTATTTGGTGCTGCAACTGGCTCTTCTAGTTTATTTGGCTCTGCATCCAGTGGTCCTTCATTTTCTAGCTTGAGCTCATCTTCAAGCTCAAGCTCAGCTTCACCTTTCTCAGTATCTACTGGATTTTCATTTCCAAAAGCAACTCAAAGTTTAACATCTACAACTGCATCCACTACAATTCCATCGCTAACATCCTCATCTAGCGCTAGCTCTTCTAGTCTTTCATTTAGTTTCAACAATGCTACTACCTCAACAGCCACAAAGCCAACCTCATTATCATTTGGTATGTCTACAGCTCCATTGTTTTCTACTGTCACAACCACTAGTGCTTCCGCTCCGGCTGCTAGTACAACAACTGCTCCTGCAGCTTCAACCGTAGCATTGCCTAGTTTCAGTGTGAGTTCTTCTTCAGCTGCAATAACTACAGCTTTAACCTCAGCACCTGCTAGCTCAGCTGCTTCCACTACTAGTTCTTTTACTGGTTTTGGCACAGCCAGCACAGCTACTTCTTCTGGGACTACTAGTTCTTTTACTGGTTTCTCATTGGCTAGTAAACCAATTGCGCCCGCATCTTCATCACAACCACAATCAACAGCCACTGCAACTGCTTTTg GTGTACCTACTTCAGCTTCTATGGCAGCAACAACTGCCAGTGGCAGTACTCCTGCTCCTCAGACATCTTCATCTCTTGTTGTAGCTTCCAGTAGTGG GACAAGTTCAAGTGTTAGTACTGCAGTAACTACCACACCAAAATTACCATCTGAGATCACAGGGAGGACTGTTGAGGAG ATCATTAAGGAGTGGAATTCTGAACTACAAGAGCGCACTGGGAAGTTTCGAAAGCAGGCTACTGCCATGGCTGAGTGGGACAAGAGGATCTTGCAAAATCGCGATGTTCTTCTTAGACTTGAG GTTGATAAGGCTTTACAAAGTATGGAAGAAGAAGCAGAGCGTATCTACAAGGATGAGCGTGGATTGCTTCTTGACGATGAGGCTGCATCAACGAGAGATGCAAT GTATGAGCAGGCTGAATTTGTAGAGCGGGAAATGGAGCATATGACTGAGCAGATTAAATCAATTATCCAGACATTAAATGCCAGCCAG GGAGGAGGATTTGATGCATTTGATGGGATGACTCCGTTAGATGTGGTTGTCCAAATCTTAAACAATCAGCTCAGTTCCTTAATGTGGATTGATGACAAG GCAGAAGAGTTCTCATCTCGTATCCAAAAGCTTGCTACCCAAGGTTCTGCTGCAGATCGTGTATTGATGGGCCCAAAATTTTGGATGTCTTGA